The Aulosira sp. FACHB-615 genome contains the following window.
CTGAGTCAATAATTAAAACATCAAAATCCCCTTCATCATAATGGCGTTTCATTCTTACCAAGCTGAAAATTTCATCCATTCCTGGTAAAATCGCCAATTCTTCGGCTTGCACTCCTTCTAAGCCCCGCGCCTGCAAAACCTGGGTAATGTATCGCTTCACAGCACCCCAGTTACCTTCCAGTTCTTGCAGTGCATCTAGTTCTGCACCCCACAAGTTTGGGCGAATTTGTTTGGGTGCATGTTCTAGTTCTAAATCAAAACTATCGGCTAAGGAATGGGCGGGATCTGTACTTAAAACTAGTGTACGATAGCCCAGTTCTGCACAACGAAGTCCCGTAGCGGCAGCAACAGAGGTTTTTCCCACACCGCCTTTGCCTGTCATCAAAATTACTCGCATTATCTCGAATCTCTAAGGTTTTTAGCTTGTGAGTCCTCTAAAATGCTCAATTAATGCTCAAAGAGGTGGTTATTAGTTTTGTAGCAAAACATGAAGTATGAATTTCATACTCAATCTCTTTGCCAAAAAAACACTCATCTCTTATTATTACGTAATTCTCTAACTCACAAGTTGCTGCATTCTAAATTTGCAGAGGAAGTGAGAAGTGAATCATTACCGCAAAAGTATAAAGAAACGAACCGCAAAGGACGCATAGACACGAAGTTATAAGAGTTTGAGAGAGTTATTGCGTAAGTCCTATAAAATTCAGAATTTAGAAGTCAGAGTGGTTAATAAATCACAGTTTTACTAGACAGAGATTTTCACAGTCTCAAACAAGTTTCTCAGCGAAAATCCAAAATCTAAAATCCAAAATCCAAAATTGGTATGAGTCGTTACTTGATTAATCCCATCTCATATAAACCTTGGTGCAGTCTTTTGGCTTCTGCGAGATTTTGCTGCTGTTCGTGGAGGAGAATGGCATTTTTAAATGCTGTCAGACTAGCTTGGAGATTACCAACTTTTAGCTGTACTACGCCTAAATTTTGATATGCTTCTGCGTAATAAGGATTTAATTTGATGGCTTTTTGATAACAAGCGATCGCATCAGTAAATAAATTCAAAGCCTTTAATGTCATGCCTAAGTTATAATATCCAGTCGCAAAATCTGGGTCAATTTTTAAAGCTGTTTCGTAAGCTTTTTTGGCATTGTTTAAATCGCCTGCATCTTTGAGTAAGTTGCCTAAATTGTTATATGCTCCTAGCTTGAGCATGGGATATATCGGTAATTTAATCGCAGCTTGATAGTGTTCTAGGGCTGATTGCGGCTGTTTTAAATGATTGTACGCAATCCCTAAATGATAGTAGAGTTCATATAAAATTTCGTAGTTTTCTGTTGATTGATTTGCTGTCACCCAATCTTGGGGTGACTTACCACTAGCTTGCTTGAGTCCCCGTAGCAATAATTCTACACCTTGAGTAAGTTTGCCAGTTTCAACATAAAGCGCCCCTAATTTACTGCAAACATAAGGATCATTGGGATGCGTGGCGAGAAACTCTAACATTGCAGCTTGCGCTTTGATGTATTTATTATTTTGGGCGATCGCTCTTTTTTGATACCCTGTATGCAGAATTGCTACACCCTGCAAATAACCTACTTGCCAATGAGGTTCTTTTTGTATAATCGCCGCTACACTATCATCAACTAAGGCATGATAAGGCCTTTCAAAGCGAATTTCGGGATGATTGCGAAACAACCGCGAAACCAAAGAATAGGGAGATTGAACCGCACCAATTTCTTGGCGGATGAGATTAATTAAGATATATTCATCACTTTGAATTGCATCTTGTAGCTGTGGCACAATACTGGGGTTGAGTATTTCATCCGCATCTAACACCAACACCCAATCACCGGTAACATATTTTAAAGCAGCATTCCGAGCAGTACTAAAGTTATTAGTCCATTGAAAATGATGTACTTCTGCACCGAATTGTTGGGCGATTTCGGGAGTGCGATCGCTAGAACCTGTATCTAACACTACCATCTCATCCACGAAATCCTTAACACTATTTAAGCACTTCGGTAGCGTAGTTTCTTCATTTTTTACAATCATGCACAGACTAATACTCATACGCGAACTTCAATTTATTTACTTATATTTATTAAACATAGGTGATGCACTTGCACAAATAAGACTTACGCATCAAAACGAAAAATCAAGGGTTGGGAAGAGGGTGTAAGGGTGTAGGGGTGTATATATCTAAAACCCTTACACCCCATACCCTTGCACCCAGTTTCCACAGCAAATCTTTTTGCGTAAACCTTAACAAATTTAGCATCTAGCAATTTTAAATCGGTTGCTCACCAATCTACTCCCTGTTTCTTCGCGTAGTTGACAAATCAAACCGGATTGCTAAATGACAACTCTACTTGCTACCAGCCAATACTTAACACTTTATTACAATAGATTGGCAAAACAGTGAAGTACACCCGCATTTCTCACAAGCTTCAGGCGTTTGATGGGGCAGAGGGGCAGAGGTGCGGAGGGGCAGGGGAGAGAGTACCTTCATTCTCCCCTGCTCCCCTGCTCCCCTGCTCCCCTGCACAGGCTTTGAAAGGTGTGGTGAGAAATCCGGGGTACACTATCTCTCTTTTGAGATGATTCTGAATTTGGCTGTGCTGTATGTGCAAAAATCAAGATTAACAAATCAGTGAGCGAGTATTCTCAAAGAGAGGGGAAACTTCATGCTGGGTCAAACGGTCGGGGGACGCTACCAAATTCTTACTCAGTTAGGACGGGGAGGATTTGGCACGACTTTTATAGCTCAAGATATACAAAGACCTGGAAATCCCCAGTGTGTTGTCAAACAATTCAAGCCACTGGCGAATGATCCCTACACCTTAAATGCAGCTAAACGCTTTTTTGACTTAGAAGCAGCAATTTTGGAAATGTTAGGAAAACATGACCAAATTCCCCAATTACTCGCGCACTTTGCAGAAAATGAAGAATTCTTTTTAGTCCAAGAATTTATTCCCGGTCATGATCTCAAACAAGAATTACCGCCACTGAGTGAGCAATTAAGTGAAACTGCTGTAATTAAACTGTTAAAAGAGATACTGACTGTTTTAGCATTTGTCCATCAAAATCATGTGATTCATCGGGATTTAAAACCTGAGAATATTCGCCGCCGAGAATCAGATGGCAAAATAGTTTTAATTGACTTTGGTGCAGTCAAACAAATTAGTACCCAAGTAGCTAATACTGATGGACAAACAAGTTTTACTGTTGCTATTGGGACACCTGGTTATATGCCCAGTGAACAAGCTAATAGTAATCCCCATTTAAGTAGCGATATTTATGCAGTGGGGATGATTGCTATCTTAGCTTTAACAGGGATAAATCCGGCTGCTGGTAGCCATTCAATTCCCAGAAACCCCAATACAGGCGAAATTGATTGGCGTAATAAAGTGAAAGTTAGCCCCCAGTTTGCCAGTATTTTAGATAAGATGGTGCGCTATGACTTTCGCCAGCGTTACCCTACAGCCGAGTCGGTGTTACAAGCCTTAGAGATGCTTGAGAAAGCACCATTAACTAAACTCAAACAATCTTTGCCGAAAAAATGGGTGATGGGTTTAGGAATTACCGCCGCATTTGCAGTTGGATTCATACTTCTATCTCAAATCAAAGTTAATCAAACCAACTTTTTAAATTATGCTGATCATGGAGTAAAAATTAACTATCCTGATAATTGGGCAGTACAGGAAACACCAAATGCTGTAACCCAAGATATAGTGACTTTTTTATCACCAAAACAAAGTGATTCTGACCAATTTCAAGAACTTATAACTATTCGAGTTGAACCGCTTTCGAGTACTTTAGATGAGTCGAAAGATTTATTTATTCGGGAAGTGAAAAATACAGTAGATGATGCTCAAATAGAAAGTTCTAGTGAAACAACACTGGCTAATCAGAGGGCAAATCAACTAGTCTTTACAGGTAAAATTGATAATGGGCGGTTAAAAAGTCTGCAAGTTTGGACTTTACAAAATGATAATGCCTATATTATTACTTACACTGCAACTGTTGATGAATATAATAACTTTTTACCCATCGCGGAAAAAATGATTCAATCTTTTGTTTTTGAATGAAATCAACTAATTTAAAAAGTTTTCTGTCTGTCGCTCTTCTAGCAATTCTGTATGAAGATGCACATATTTCGATCCCCCTAAATCCCCCTTAAAAAGGGGAGCCACTGCATTGGGCGGGTTTCCCGACTCCCTCAGTGGCGTGGAATTTGATATATATTATTTTTCTGCTTCCCCCCTTTTGAAGGGGGGATAGGGGGGATCTGATTCTATGCAGCTTCATAAAAAATTGGTATTACTCCTTCAGCCATTTGAATTTGAAGCTCCGTTTTTAAACACAAGCATTTTGGGCGGGGTCGAAATCCCCGTCCAAAACCAGCGTGTTCCCTTTTAATAAGATTCTTTTAAAACTGAGTTACTGTCAAACTGACACCACCAGAATCTAGTCGCGGAACCTTTAAATAATCTACTGGTTCACCGTTACGTTGAGTAGGTTCGTTATGATTGTACTTTTCACATTCTTTAATCGCTGCTTCGGGGTCGTTGAGAATTTCTAGGGGTTTGATATTTTTGCAACCCTTCTCTTCACGGACGCTACCAATAGTGTTAGCAATTTGTCTTAAGGCTTGAGCGCGATCGCTGTTGCTAACTGCGCTACTGTTGATTGTAATTGGTTCAGTGATCAGGGTGGCGGCTTCGCGGCTTTCGATAGTCAGTGGCGCAAGTTCCTCTTGTTGTTGCGCTTGGACAGGATGAGCAAGAGCGATCGCACTGACAATCACAGCTAAAGTTATAAATGGGCGTTTCATACTCTAACCCCTGAATTTAAGTTATATGTGATACCTACAAGTGCAATTCCATCTTATCCGCAAGCAATTAAAATGTAATCACCTATTAGGTTAATTATGTTCCATTTGCAAAACTGGCACAGTTGTCTATACATAGTAGATTCGATGTTGATGAGGTACAGCAACTGATTGAAAAAAGTAATGAATAATGAGTAATGAGTGAGAAATGTACTTATTACTCATCGAGAGGTTCAGATCCCCGACTTCTTCAATAAGTCGGGGATCTTTTGGTTAACGAATTAATATCTAATCAAGCATGAAAGTATTTTTTCTTTACTTTTTTGTAGAGGTTTTTAATTCTTAATTGACTTAAGCGTAGTTGCGTCAATGTGGGGATGTTAGATTGATAATGCTGTTTATGGTCAAAAAACTCATTTAATTCCTGTAAAATTACTCGCAGCCTTTGAATAATATTTTCATAACGATACTCTTTGAGTACCTCTTCCGACAAACTTAAACCTGGAGCAGATTGCAGAACTTTGAGAATATGTGCTACATCATATTCTTTGGAATAATTAGCGATTTTATAGCTATTAAACCCAGGATCTAAATAATCAGAAAGCCCACCATTAACGCTAGAAAATACTTGACACCCACAGGCTAAAGCTTCCATTGGTTGCAGTCCAAATCCTTCACTGACACTCTGTTGCGCCCAATATTCAGCCGAATCATAAAGATAAATTTTTGCGCGATTAAATAATCCTGGTAAATCTTCTACATAATAATCAACTAAATGCACATTGCATTTTTGTTGTAACGTGGGAATTAGCTCTGTTAATAAATACTCCGAAGATTTTCGCGCCTGCACCAATACATCAATATCTCGTTCTAAATGTAAATTTTTAAATTCTGGGCTAATTTCATTCGGTAAATAATAAATGAGGTTATTTGGCGACTTCTGCCCCCAATAACCTAATGTGTTGCGACTAACAGTAATAATGGGAATCCCTATAGGTAAATTAAACTTGTAACCAGAACTATGGGCATGATATACCACATTATATTGCTGGAGTTTGGCAACTAATTTAGCGATATCAAATCCCCAATTAATAACAAAAATGGCATTATCTAAATTTGGTTCTCTCAGCAAGTCATCTAAAAACAACTTATCGGCTTCTCGTTGGCGGTAAGTTACCACTTCCGCACTACAAACCTGTTGAGCAAGTTTCAATGTTTTTAATTCTGCCCAGAGACCACCACAGACAAATCTGCCCTGAGTTCCAGGCAATAGAAAATAAAGCTTTCGCATTATAAAATTATGAATTACGAATTAATTTCACTCTCGCCATTTTACCTTGACAAAATGTCCTTGCCGTCCCCAAACATCACGAGCCACGGTAATATTTTCTACTGTTAAGTTAAACGGAATAGCTGTGGTGAGATAACGCTGGGCTATTGAACCTAAATCTGGGGCGATTTCTGCGGCTGTGGTGGCAGCTAGTCCTAAACCAATTAATTGTTCAACTGGGCGGAAGGGAAGCAACAAATTGACACCAACAGCGAGTCCGGCTGTTAACAACATTGTGACTGAAAGATTTGTACCACAACGGGGATGTACTGCTAAATCCCATTCACCATGTGTCAGCCGATAAAGGGCTTGGCTGACCGCCCGTCGCAAGTTGCTAATATTAACTTCACCATAAAGATAAAATCCTTGATCTGTAGATAAACCACCCAATAATTCGTTATCAAGTTGAACTGTATTGGGTCTCCCTGGGGGAGTATGAACATTTTTGGTTTCACTCAAAACCCAAACTGTAGCATGTTCTAAGGCGTGGACTTGCCGCAGCATCAGAATTTCTTTCAAGCCAGGAACAAATGATAGCTGCCTTACTAAATCAGCATCTAGGGTAGATTGCGGTGTAGTAAAGTCAAAGTTAAAAAAGTTAAAGGAAGACGAGCCACCTTGAACAGAAGCAGAAGTTTCCATAGCAACACTGCTCCCCAAACTGATGGAGCAAGATAGATTTCTTACAAATGTAACGCTTGCAGCCAAAGATTATTGCTAATTTTTATTGATGACTGAATGAATATCTTTTTAAATATGGTGAAATGTACCGTTGAGCCAGTTTGAAAAAACTGACTCAACGGTAACAAATTCTGCACGATAACCAATAACTCAGTAATCTGTTCTGCCTGATGTTGATACTAGCGAGAACTAGAGGTTCACGCTGAAATAGATGCGTGAGGAGTAAAACAAGCAGTGAACCATGAAAATGTCGTAGCTGCACGCCAAATGAAATTTATCGCCAGATTAGACGCGATTTATGGCATCTGCCAAACGCCATTGACCGCATCTGTGTTAGCAATTCATTCGTTTTGCTTAGGCAGAGGACAGCAATTCACATCATCCAAACAGACCTTGCCCCACTGTAAAGCCCAGCGCACAAGTGCCACCCGGTTTTCTGTTTGGGTTTTGGTGAGAATATTGCTGATGTGGTTATCAACTGTTCGCTTGCTAATTTCCAATTTTGCTGCAATCTCTTGGTTAGTTAAGCCAGCGGCCACTAAGTCGATAATTTGCAGTTCTCTGTCTGACAGAGTAACAGGGGTCTGGGACTCGCCACCAGCCATGACTGATTCTATCCTCCCTTGGTATATGTACTTAATCACTCTCTTTAATTCTAGAAGATTCTTTTGTTGGTAGGGATTTGAAGTGTTAGCTGTAATACGATTGACAATAATTTTTTTCAAGTTTAACTCAAGAGAAAATTTACATATCACAAAATAAGTGTTATTTTTAGCACTTATTTTGAAGATTTTATTAAGTATTATCACGAGTAAATAAAAGCTGATATTAAAGCCTACATATTCAGTAGGAGTAACAAAAATTGCTATTTAATTCTATGAAGGACTGGCGACAGAACAACAAGATTGTTGTAGATTTTATACTGACCTCACAAGAACTGAAAAGTTAGGGGTCAATAGGAAAAACTCAGAATATAAAGTTCTGGGTTTAGGCAGAAAAATTCTGATGTCAGGATTATTCTTTGCTTCCTCAACCTAAATCGCAAATCTAAAGTGAGATGAGCAATCCCCGTGTTTTGTGTCTTGGTGAAATTCTGTTTGATTGTTTAGCCGATCAATTGGGGCTAAAGTTGGAGGAGGTACAGTCTTGGACTCCTTACCCTGGAGGAGCGCCAGCTAATGTGGCCTGTGCGTTGGTGAAACTCGGAACTTCCGCCGGATTTGTTGGCTCTGTAGGTGAAGATGAACCGGGGAATGAGCTGGTTCAGTTACTCCAGGAAGTTGGGGTAGATATAACGGGTGTGCAACGTCATCCGACTGCGCCAACGCGACAGGTGTATGTAGTGCGAGATTTGGCAGGCGATCGCAGTTTCGCTGGCTTCGGTCAGTATGATACATCTGAATTTGCCGACACCCGTCTACAAGCCAAGCAATTACCCACTGCGTTGTTTCAAGAGGCAGAGTTTCTGGTTTTGGGTACTTTAGAATTAGCCTATCCTGACAGTGAACAGGCAGTTTATCGCGCTTTAGATTTAGCAGAACAATTTGACCTGAAAATTGTGCTAGATGTCAACTGGCGACCAGTATTTTGGCACGACCAAAATATTGCGCGGCAAAAAATTCAAGATACATTTAAGCGGATTGACTTTCTCAAACTCTCCAAAGAGGAAGCAGAATGGCTGTTTGATACCGCCGATGCAGGAGCCATTACTTACCGTTTAGATTCTGTGGAAGGGGTGCTGATAACTGATGGTGATAAAGGTTGCGCCTATTGCTTAAGTGGTAACGAAGGAATATTACCTTCTTTCCCGGTGAAAGTAGCTGACACCACTGGCGCAGGAGATAGCTTTTTGGCGGGATTTATCCACCAATTAAGTCAGCATGGGATCAAAAAACTAGAAGATGCAGAAACCGCCAAACGCATTGTTACTTATGCTAGTGCGGTGGGAGCATTAACTACGATTAAACCAGGTGCGATCGCTTCTCAACCAACAGCCGCAGAAGTCGAAGCTTTTCTGGCTACACACCAACTTTAATCAGGCTGTGGTCTGTTGAGAATGAGTGTCAGGGTGTAGGGGGTAAAGATTTGAAACATCTACACTCTTACAGAGAAGTCAAAATTCAAAAGTTAAGAGAATTTTTGACTTTTAACTTTTGACTTTTGACTTGATTTCACCCATACACCCATTTTTCACAGATAATCTTGGTACGTAAGTTCTCAATTTAAACGATGAGTTTTGCCAAACCTAAATAACGGATACCTTCGGGAGAAATATCAAAGCGACAAGGTAATACTTCTAAACCAAGGGCGATCGCTTGCCGCAATAACTGACCATATACTGGATCTGTGGTATCACCAGGGGCAAACTCTGTACAATCACCCCGGTTGATAAAGTACAACATCACAGCCCGATTTGTTGGTAGCAGCGCCATTAATTCGCGCAGGTGTTTTTGTCCTCTCGTGGTTTCTGTATCAGGAAATAATGCTAAGGTTCCTTGCGCCCAAGTTGTATTTTTAACTTCTAAATATATCGGGCGTTCTGTCTCATTACCTGTTAACAAAAAATCCACACGACTTTTTTTATCTACGCCATAAACCACTTCACCTTTGATTTGGCTGTAGTCACCTAATTCGGGAAATAAGTATTTTGCTAAAGCTAGTTTGACAATGCGATTAGGTAAAGCTGTGTTAACACCTACCCAAGTCGGTTCCTGATCATAGACTTGAATCAGTTCTAGGGTGTAAGCCAGTTTACGGTTAGGGTTATCACTGCGAGATAATTGCACCAAACTACCAAGGGTAGAAACTCCAGTCATCGGCCCTGTGTTGGGACAATGGGCTGTGACGATTTGACCATCAGTAAGCTGCACATCAGCAAAAAACCGTTTGTAGCGTTTGAGTAAAACACCAGGGTAGAGCGTCGGGTAACGATAAAGCCAATCCAGCATTATTTTGCAAAGCTAACCATAAATGCACAGAGCATCATACCGTGTCTGGTCTGATGCTGGAAAAATAAAAATCTACATATTACATTTTTTTACAAAATTATACTGAATAATCCTCAAAGGGAAGTATCCATTTAATGGCTTATTGAGGGATATATGACTAAAAATGTTGAATCACCGCTACATTGTTCACTGGTCTTAGATATTAAAGATACTTCGACACAGGTATATTTACGAGCAATGGAAAACTTATTGGTAGTAGTTCAAGATTTATCCCTCGCCCATACTCTAGAGCGCGTTATCGAAATTGTGAGGGTAGCAGCGCGGCAAATCACTGGGTCTGATGGAGCTAGTTTTATTTTACGAGACAATGGTTATTGCTATTACGTTGATGAAAATGCGATCGCTCCTTTGTGGAAAGGTCAGCGATTCCCGATGAATATCTGTCTTGGTGGTTGGGCAATGTTAAACCGTCAACCAGCAGTTATTAGTGATGTGTATGATGATCTCCGGGTTCCCCATGTAGCTTATAAACCTACTTTTGTGAAAAGTATGGTGATGGTGCCAATTCGCACATTTGATCCAATTGGTGCTATCGGTATTTATTGGGCAAAATTTCATCAGCCAACCCCCGAAGAAGTCAAGTTATTACAGGCTTTAGCAGATACCACAGCCGTAGCAATGGAAAATGTGCAAGTGTATGCAGAATTAGAACAGCGAGTCAGCGATCGCACGGCGGCTTTAGCAGCAATTAATACCCATCTCCAACAAGAAATTAGCGATCGCAAAGCCGCAGAAGCCGAAATCCGTCGTCTTTCCATTACAGATGAGTTAACAGGATTGTACAATCGGCGTGGCTTTGTGATTTTGGCACAACAGCAATTAAAACAAATTCAGCGATCGCAAATTCCCACTGGCTTACTGTTTATTGATTTGGATGGACTCAAAACCATTAATGATACTTTAGGACATGAAATGGGTGATAATGCAATCACCTCGGCGGCGGATTTACTCAAAAATACTTTTCGTGAGTCTGACATTTTAGCCAGATTGGGAGGTGATGAATTTGTTGTGCTGCTACAAGGACGAGACCCCAGTTCGGAAGTGATTCAACAGCGATTGCAAACAGCCATTAAGGAATACAACCATCGCCAAAACCGACCATTTCAACTGTCGATGAGTATGGGTTTTCAAGCTTATGATCCTCATCAACCCCTCCCCTTAGACCAACTCATCACCCTTGCAGATATGAAAATGTATGAGTGTAAACGGTTCAAAAAACTAGGGAAGAATACAGTAACTCTGGAATAAACCCAAGAGACTGGAAGTCTAGGACTATACAAACAAAGCCTGCCTAACCTATCGGCAACTGCAAAGCCGAACGCAGGCTAATTATATGCTTCTTCATATCGATTTGATATCACAACCCTTACACCTTTATACCCACGTATTCCCACTTTCCCAAACTACTTAACCTCAAACCCCCGCAAGCCTTCTGGTTCTTCATACTCAGTCACCACCCCTTGCACCACAGCCGCAGGTGGCCCCGAATAACACCAGCGAATCATTTCCTCGACAACCTCCCGCACGCCTTCAAATACCGCCTCTACCCTACCATCAGGCAGATTTCGTACCCAACCAGTTAAACCCAACTGGCTGGCGGTATCAACTGTTGCATAACGATAGCCTACTCCTTGAACTCGGCCAGAAATTAAGACATGGGCGCGAATTATTTGTGGTACTTGTGTGGAATCTTGCATAAACTGGTCAATTCTTTACGCTTTCCAGTCTACCTGTTATGTGAATCGAGAACAAAATTTTAATTACACACTCAAGTTTTTGCCGATAACTGTTTTAGGAAAAAATAGCGTTTCCTCATCTACCAGAGGATAAATTTATCTGCGTTCATTTTCTGCAATAGTGTTTAAATTCATCTAGCTCCACTTTAGCAGTATAGAAATAGCCATACTCGCTGTAAGAGTAAGTAAAGATAATGATAAATTATTGTTTGTACCTTGCCGTCATCTATAGAAGGCTGCATCTCTAATTACAGACTAGCATCTATCAATCTGCTAATTTTAAAGTTTGAATTCTGCCTTGCTTATGTCTAATTTACCACCTTTGAATCCTGATACAATTTGGGGAATCCTCAAGGATCAAATTGATGATGTAACAGTCAATCAATTAGTTTGGTATTACTTGGGATATCGCTATAACCCCACAACTGATCAATGGGAAAACAACGAAGTTTTACCAGAATGGCGAGATGAATACCCAGAACCACCAAACTTTCTCGCAAGTCGTCCCGCAACCATGAAATTAACACGTTCAATTCCCACAGAATACAAGCAAAGCCTTAAAGAAAAGTTGGGATTTAAAGGTTACAAAATTGGGGAATTTACACCCAGAGAAACACGCCGAGCCACAGCCGCCAATTGGTTATTAAGTTATTGGCGACAACAAAATCCCGAATTATAGTCATTGGGAAATTTTGATATACCATTAAAGGTAGGTTGAGTGAAGCGAAGCGTAACCAAACAAAATACTAAAAATGTTGGGTTTCACTGCGTTACACCCAACCTACAATTTTTTGCTACTTGTATTTCCTAAATCAAATATAAATCTTATATATACAAAACTAATTTTACATATTTAATAAAATCTATCGCATGATGGTAGATAGCTGATAATAGCCAAATATTCAGCATTGATAGGAATTAAACACTAAAAAACACCCATTTAGACATTAACTAGTCCCTCTACAGATAGAGGAGGGATTATTGAATTATTTCTGTAGACCGATTTGCAAATTGATTAATTATTACGAAAATACTGATATTCGCTTTATATACTTGAAAATTTTTTATGGCTAATCCCATTGAATTTAGTTTATTTGCACCTTATAACGAAGGCGCTGCGTTAATAGGTTCTTTTTCTGATTGGCAAGAAATTCCAATGATAAAAGGAGAAGATGGTTATTTCCGTACAACTGTAGAATTAGAAGATGGGGTTTATAAATATAAATTCCGTGTGCAGTCAAAATCGTGGTTTTTTGAAGCAGATCAATGGGTAGATGTTACAGACCCTTATGCAACCGATGTTGACGAAATTGGTGGTAAAGATAATGGTGTAATTCGTATTAAGGATGGACAAAAAATTGTTGATACTT
Protein-coding sequences here:
- a CDS encoding glycosyltransferase, whose translation is MSISLCMIVKNEETTLPKCLNSVKDFVDEMVVLDTGSSDRTPEIAQQFGAEVHHFQWTNNFSTARNAALKYVTGDWVLVLDADEILNPSIVPQLQDAIQSDEYILINLIRQEIGAVQSPYSLVSRLFRNHPEIRFERPYHALVDDSVAAIIQKEPHWQVGYLQGVAILHTGYQKRAIAQNNKYIKAQAAMLEFLATHPNDPYVCSKLGALYVETGKLTQGVELLLRGLKQASGKSPQDWVTANQSTENYEILYELYYHLGIAYNHLKQPQSALEHYQAAIKLPIYPMLKLGAYNNLGNLLKDAGDLNNAKKAYETALKIDPDFATGYYNLGMTLKALNLFTDAIACYQKAIKLNPYYAEAYQNLGVVQLKVGNLQASLTAFKNAILLHEQQQNLAEAKRLHQGLYEMGLIK
- a CDS encoding serine/threonine-protein kinase; the encoded protein is MLGQTVGGRYQILTQLGRGGFGTTFIAQDIQRPGNPQCVVKQFKPLANDPYTLNAAKRFFDLEAAILEMLGKHDQIPQLLAHFAENEEFFLVQEFIPGHDLKQELPPLSEQLSETAVIKLLKEILTVLAFVHQNHVIHRDLKPENIRRRESDGKIVLIDFGAVKQISTQVANTDGQTSFTVAIGTPGYMPSEQANSNPHLSSDIYAVGMIAILALTGINPAAGSHSIPRNPNTGEIDWRNKVKVSPQFASILDKMVRYDFRQRYPTAESVLQALEMLEKAPLTKLKQSLPKKWVMGLGITAAFAVGFILLSQIKVNQTNFLNYADHGVKINYPDNWAVQETPNAVTQDIVTFLSPKQSDSDQFQELITIRVEPLSSTLDESKDLFIREVKNTVDDAQIESSSETTLANQRANQLVFTGKIDNGRLKSLQVWTLQNDNAYIITYTATVDEYNNFLPIAEKMIQSFVFE
- a CDS encoding glycosyltransferase, whose protein sequence is MRKLYFLLPGTQGRFVCGGLWAELKTLKLAQQVCSAEVVTYRQREADKLFLDDLLREPNLDNAIFVINWGFDIAKLVAKLQQYNVVYHAHSSGYKFNLPIGIPIITVSRNTLGYWGQKSPNNLIYYLPNEISPEFKNLHLERDIDVLVQARKSSEYLLTELIPTLQQKCNVHLVDYYVEDLPGLFNRAKIYLYDSAEYWAQQSVSEGFGLQPMEALACGCQVFSSVNGGLSDYLDPGFNSYKIANYSKEYDVAHILKVLQSAPGLSLSEEVLKEYRYENIIQRLRVILQELNEFFDHKQHYQSNIPTLTQLRLSQLRIKNLYKKVKKKYFHA
- a CDS encoding DUF6391 domain-containing protein, with the protein product METSASVQGGSSSFNFFNFDFTTPQSTLDADLVRQLSFVPGLKEILMLRQVHALEHATVWVLSETKNVHTPPGRPNTVQLDNELLGGLSTDQGFYLYGEVNISNLRRAVSQALYRLTHGEWDLAVHPRCGTNLSVTMLLTAGLAVGVNLLLPFRPVEQLIGLGLAATTAAEIAPDLGSIAQRYLTTAIPFNLTVENITVARDVWGRQGHFVKVKWRE
- a CDS encoding helix-turn-helix transcriptional regulator encodes the protein MAGGESQTPVTLSDRELQIIDLVAAGLTNQEIAAKLEISKRTVDNHISNILTKTQTENRVALVRWALQWGKVCLDDVNCCPLPKQNE
- a CDS encoding carbohydrate kinase; translation: MSNPRVLCLGEILFDCLADQLGLKLEEVQSWTPYPGGAPANVACALVKLGTSAGFVGSVGEDEPGNELVQLLQEVGVDITGVQRHPTAPTRQVYVVRDLAGDRSFAGFGQYDTSEFADTRLQAKQLPTALFQEAEFLVLGTLELAYPDSEQAVYRALDLAEQFDLKIVLDVNWRPVFWHDQNIARQKIQDTFKRIDFLKLSKEEAEWLFDTADAGAITYRLDSVEGVLITDGDKGCAYCLSGNEGILPSFPVKVADTTGAGDSFLAGFIHQLSQHGIKKLEDAETAKRIVTYASAVGALTTIKPGAIASQPTAAEVEAFLATHQL
- the sfsA gene encoding DNA/RNA nuclease SfsA — protein: MLDWLYRYPTLYPGVLLKRYKRFFADVQLTDGQIVTAHCPNTGPMTGVSTLGSLVQLSRSDNPNRKLAYTLELIQVYDQEPTWVGVNTALPNRIVKLALAKYLFPELGDYSQIKGEVVYGVDKKSRVDFLLTGNETERPIYLEVKNTTWAQGTLALFPDTETTRGQKHLRELMALLPTNRAVMLYFINRGDCTEFAPGDTTDPVYGQLLRQAIALGLEVLPCRFDISPEGIRYLGLAKLIV
- a CDS encoding diguanylate cyclase — encoded protein: MTKNVESPLHCSLVLDIKDTSTQVYLRAMENLLVVVQDLSLAHTLERVIEIVRVAARQITGSDGASFILRDNGYCYYVDENAIAPLWKGQRFPMNICLGGWAMLNRQPAVISDVYDDLRVPHVAYKPTFVKSMVMVPIRTFDPIGAIGIYWAKFHQPTPEEVKLLQALADTTAVAMENVQVYAELEQRVSDRTAALAAINTHLQQEISDRKAAEAEIRRLSITDELTGLYNRRGFVILAQQQLKQIQRSQIPTGLLFIDLDGLKTINDTLGHEMGDNAITSAADLLKNTFRESDILARLGGDEFVVLLQGRDPSSEVIQQRLQTAIKEYNHRQNRPFQLSMSMGFQAYDPHQPLPLDQLITLADMKMYECKRFKKLGKNTVTLE
- a CDS encoding acylphosphatase produces the protein MQDSTQVPQIIRAHVLISGRVQGVGYRYATVDTASQLGLTGWVRNLPDGRVEAVFEGVREVVEEMIRWCYSGPPAAVVQGVVTEYEEPEGLRGFEVK